The following nucleotide sequence is from Penicillium digitatum chromosome 5, complete sequence.
CAAAGTCGAGAAAACTATGAAGGAGATATTGTAAAATCGAGTACTCTGGAGATCATATACCAACGTTGTTGATTTGCACATGCTCTTcggaatttctttttttttaagttaCACTAGGATCATCTGCAACATTGAACAGAGTTGTCCGAGTTACTCACTATAGCTACAAAACCACTAGGACTTGATGAGTAGCAAACACATAGAGAAAGACAAGTCTAACGTGAATTCCAATAAATCAACTACATGATCGTTTATTACGCGTGGAGACAAAGTCATATACTCCACAGTCACAGGAAGGGTATTCGACTTGGGAAAATTCTGTCTTTATGAGTTTTAGGCGCCACGCACAACTACGCCGTGGAAATGATTCGACCGTAGTCGTGGTAGCCCTGATTAACACAACAGGGCCATAAAACAAACACCACTATTAGATATTCCGATCCGGCTATACAATTCTGTGTGCCTCTCTGTTAGGCCGGCAGAAGATGGTTGGGATTACTGCAAATAGACAATGCTTGCGCGTACATATTTAACAAGTCCAACGGAATCCCCATTTGCAAGTGCATACATACTCACCTAATCACTATAGATGTAAGCCGGACCGCCGCGATGGCTGGTCTTCGTTCAGGGGTTCAACGAAAGCCACCAACGCATCATGGAACCCTAGATAAAGTAAATGGTGCAGATAGAAATTGAGTAAATGCATTCCCAAGAGGGCATCGATATACCGGGGCACATCAGGTTTAAGGATAACTATTCGCCTTTTGCTTAGACAATTGTCGGCACGCGTAACAGAACGTTGGGTTTGATGTCTGATGTCCACAAATCTTCTGCAAAGAAACTGTTCAATCTTGTCTGCCCACTGGCGTTTACCGACTTCAAGGCTCCCATATAACTGGCCCGGTGATTGCCCCGATAGTAACGAACCACCCCCTTGAGCCCCCAGGGTCGGTGTTATGGCAAAACCGTATCATCGTATTGTCGCTCTGCTGCCTTCCTGTCTCATCGCGAGCCCTAATTGGAATTGTCTCGTATAATCATCACTTTGCATGTCACCGTGCCTGTATCGTATCGTCATACCCCCGCGTATCATCGCACCGTGTCAGATCGCAGTCGCGTCGTCGTAACCCCACCTAAATTGCATAAGCATGCCCCGCGTCCACTCGCACTAACCCTAAGGATATATAGCTAATCCCAGCCATCTCCACAGCTTACCAGCGCTCATATTCACACCTCTGGAGCGAGCCTCAAGGGTTTAGGATCGGGGTTTCACGAACCCCGTGCTCCAGATAGCTGTAGGGTCCTTGTACATCGTAGTCTTCGATGACGATTTGTGATTAGTAGCGATGGCTTTTTTGCTGACTTTTGTTTGACTTCGACTTTGATCTAGTTTGGGTTTATCTGGTAAAGAAATCAGCGGTTAGTGGGCGAAGCAACGGAGGTTGGAAGATTCGCACAACATTTGAAACAAACTCAAAAGGTTAAGCTTCGAGCTTCGACCCCGGATTACTAGGGCGGTGAATGACGCAGGCGGTGAGCCCCGCCCGATTTTGTGGGGGCAAAAAAGCTCAGCAAGCTCCCGAAGCTTCCCCGAAGCTCACCAACCACAAACCAGAGCCGAAGTAAGGTCAATCTGAAAACGGCAGAGAAACCCCCTTGCACAACAGACTGAAGCTTATTTTTACATCATCCTCACAATGCAAGCGAGCATGCCGGCACTTGTACGCTGTTCTTACGATCATCTAAAGCTACTTGGAAGTATCCTTGGCGCTCTGTTAGAAAAAGGTTGAGATTTCCCTTTGATAACTTGATACCCTCGATAAGAGCAAAGAGGAACAGTTCAGAAGCAAGTAAACCCCAGCCGTCCTCCAAACCCAGAAACCGTGCACGAAACCgaccgaaaaaaaaatcaggAGAACCATTAGAGAAACACAAACGCCCAGAGGCAAAAGACGAAGTGAAGCTAGAGGGCATTTAAGAGgactcctcctcttcctcctcctcagcCTTAGCGAGGTAGGCggccttctcctcctcgtaGCGCTTCTTGTCAGCGGCAGCCTTGGCGTCGTAAGGCTTGCGGTCGGTCTCACTCAGAGCCTTCCACTTGTCACCGAGCTGCTTACCAACCTGGCCTGTAGGGGTGTTAGATACGTACACCGAAGCTAGGTAGGGAGTTCACTGACCGAAGCTGATGCCGGGGTTTTCCTCGCGAACCTTGTCGCGGTTGTCATTGGCAAAGAACATGTAGGCGGACAGACCGCGCTTTGGCGCGTTGGGGTCTAGCAAGTAAATTAGCACAAAGCTGGTGGAAATCAATTTGAGACTTGACTTACCCTTCTTGCGGCGCTGAACGCGCTTCTCGGGGGCCTTGCGGGTAGATTTGGTGGTGCTTTCCTTAGGCATGATGACTGTTGAAAGTTAGAGGTGAATTCCGAGGTTTTTTTTGCCATGAAAATGTATTGCGGGAGAAACAAAATTTGCAATTAAGTCAATTAAAGGGTTTTATGCGCAATTGACATAGTACTGAAAGGAATCGGAGTGGAggtgagagaagaagaagaagaagcgtgGACGCGAGTGTTTGCTAGACGCGTTGCGCGCAACTCAACCACTTGCGACCGAGGGAAAACAGAGCTTCGAGATGATAGGTATAAGATCGACTCACATGGATTCGACGACCACAAATTAGAAtatgttgaaaaaaaaaattgaactGTGGGTTTTCAAGTTAGTTCGGGGGACAAAAACATAGATCAGGATGCAGCGCGCGACCGCAAGTCGGCGcaaattggaaaaaaaaagacaggcAATGAGGTGAAAATAAAGGATTCCAAGGACCAAAGGAACTGGAAAAAAACAGAAgtgtggtggtggtggaggaaaTGTGATTCAGATGTGTTGATTTATAGAACTCGGGGGTTGATATGCAGTACCTTTTTTGTATGGGAGGGAGTTTGTATGGGGAGTTGGTAGTGTAGGAAGATAgtaagagaagagaagagtaGAGGGGGGAGGGCCGTAGTAGTAGCAAAGAGAGGGGGCCACAGCAAGGGAAAGGCAAGCACGGTTTTGCTGGTTTCGCTGACTGGCTGACAGAAACGTATGGTTCGGTACTTGTAATTTACGCTGGCCACCATACTACGTCTGAAGAATTTCTGGAAAGTTAGGTATTATTTCATCATTAATCAGTGCAAAATTTCATTCACACCGTTTGCAATGGATTTATTTATGCCTGCTtttgctcttctttttttgcatCCAATGGCAAGTCTTTGTGGGCATTTTCGTGTGCTTGAGAATTCAATACGGAGTTATGAAACGAGACCATCATTCCGGCACTTGGAACTTGTGGGTTGCGCTCCGTCATATTTAATAAACCGCGCAAAACGTACAGGTACACAGTACACGGTCACACCATAGTAAAAGCGTCTGCTTGGCAAGTATCTCATACCTGTCACTACCATGAATGAATAGCTTAAATTGTAACATTTGGCCTAGTGAATAAAACCACCGGCAACGATGCTCTTTAAGCCTATGATTGTTGTAGGTAGGCATGTATCTACCATAACGACTCCAGAAAACTGAAATTTCCTCTCAGAGACATACGGAAGGAGGGTAGAAAGAACAAGTATTGCATAACCTTGAAATATATTTACCTCGGggcagtttttttttttttgtacgGACACTGGATGCTATGGACTTGCTTCCATGTAGTATAGCGTATAATGGCTTTGGTCGCGAGTTGTAAGGCCATGCATTGGTACATGAACTTATACGGGGTAACCTTAGCTCTTGGAAAAACAGGCCCCAATTCACCATCATTGGTACCATTACTTTAGTGGGTAAAATAAGAATCCAGAAAACGAGGTCTACATAAGCTCTCGGTGTCAAAACCATTGACAAAATCTTTCAGTTGAGTATTCTGTGTAATAGTGCAAACCCTAATTATCATAGACGCAAAGCGTGTCTGGAGGTATATGTGTGTGCACATAACAGTGTTGGTATTGAACCATCATCTTTAGGCAAGGGCGGATGGTTGCTCAATCACAAGCGTGGCGTACCCTTTTAGCGTAACCCCAATTGAAAACACGGCTGGGTAGGTACTTAAGAACCTACACTCAGGGAGCATTAACGAATTGACATAAATTACCCTGTTGATAAGGGTCATACATGTTATCGCTGTTTTCTTAATCCGAGGATTACATATCCACAGGTTACAAAGTGAAACG
It contains:
- a CDS encoding Non-histone chromosomal protein 6; its protein translation is MLQFKLFIHGSDSQRNQQNRACLSLAVAPSLCYYYGPPPSTLLFSYYLPTLPTPHTNSLPYKKVQFFFSTYSNLWSSNPFIMPKESTTKSTRKAPEKRVQRRKKDPNAPKRGLSAYMFFANDNRDKVREENPGISFGQVGKQLGDKWKALSETDRKPYDAKAAADKKRYEEEKAAYLAKAEEEEEEESS